aattgTGGACAGTCCCACTAACATCTGTAACACAATCCAGAGAATTCCTCGCTTCATAATCTGCTTAATAGACATCAACAGATTGCTGCTGTCAGTGCCTGCACGGggttttaattaaaatgatatgtgtgtttgtgccaAAAACATCTGCGCCATCATCACATAACTGATGACAGACAATGGCTAAATATTTCGAAAATGTCAGGAACCGCCTGGGGACTCGACCAGATATTACAAAATACGCACTGCTTCAGATTTTAAATACCAGTTGCATGAAACCTTCTGGAGAGCTTTCACTTTTGCAATCTGAAGATGTATTCAAAGAAATACACTTTTCCCCAGTTCCCATTAAGATTGCAAcctgtttgaaaaaaaataacaCTTTTGAGTTTGGATTAAGGAATTTACGGATCATCAGTTTTTTAACTCTCCAAATAACGAGCATGCTATTTCATCTAGAATTATTACGCAGACACAACATGCATCACAGATAATGATGTAAGACTAAACCTACATCATTGCCATGATATAGACTAGACTCTAGTCTATATCATGACGTATGTCAATGATGtaggtttatttatttagtcttaaaataaaaatatatacattattTTTGGGAGTAACTCTAGCAGCGTACAGTAGGCCTATAgacaattaaaggtggggtatataggtacgtttcagaaaccggcttgagatacactttttgttatattccatggaatgctcttaacatcccgatagcaatgaatatcttaagtgctttgacaaaaaaatccataaacaaatttcatctgtagaagccgtaatactgtaaaaagccggcccggctaaacggattggatggcctacctgcctgtcagccttccatcggggcacaaacttacctcgtgccctcattggtcatgtgcgcgtttgtgtgtgttggaggaggggctctgtgaggaagtggcagattttctccggttgtgtattttcaaattctagcgatctcgagccggtttctcaaacttacctaccccacctttaagagaaagtgatggacaacattattaaatgtataagggAAGTGTGTccatctagatcaggggtgtccaaactacagcCCGTTGTCTACTTTGAATTGGCTTATTTGAATAAGTacaatggaatatggcccaCACGTGAAACTTGTGCTTTTCTTATTTTGTTCTTGTCCGACTGTCCGGAAACAAGAAtcagctttattattattaagatgatgaccaaCTCCCACCCCCCCCCTCAATAAATGAATGGTGGAATAAATgtaagaaacctcagggagagcaacagaagaCAGAACACTTGACCAGGTTTTTACTTTATTCGGTTTCTATTTCATTGTATTTAAAGTTAAGTGCTAATTTGATTAAATAATTGGTTGCTACAAGTCAAAATTAAAAGCCTCCATTAAAATGTGCAGAGtcaggctgcagtcggatagtttaaaaatcagctcctaagttctaaccctatcgtctattccttgacctctgagtgaaacgtcacggggttaagggatagtggataggagaattcaaaaggtcttaggagaagagactgcggtactttagagaatccgaatgcactttcactatccgacgtgtttatgatgcgccagcggacgtcattgtgtgcgtctgctgctgtggggaaactatggaaaccacagttttctatacagcggactacaacatggatgtttaataagaacgagggactactgtgaactcatctagagactctgctccgtgctctgatgctgctgctttgctttatgaacgtggacaacagagaaacagattcttcatgaccaaagttggaattgaaataaaaaaggaaagtgaaacttatgctcgtcaccctctccctccggtccacattaatacaaattatcccaatacgtatgattgtatgaactaaagatcttaaaatcaatacagatgtatttattataaacattagtggtccttaacatctatcactgtgtatatcaccattcaaacatcttttaaaagttgaacaaaccccacacagctcagtaaagactgaaatgttgactttatttgataatttcagtgaaaactaacgttcatatttctctttttgattataatactgatgaacgttcaaaacaaagcactttggcaacttaccacctatgttttaaaatgcttaataagcaccgtaactttcatgatatcatttctccgtcataatcggttgtttccgtgaacggccgactgttgagtgacggcaaatgctgcggctgcaaggcattgtggggcagcattttcgcttctcctgtcggttagggaggtccagtggttcctaagctaaaggaggttataaaggaagtttgaaacctcctttcctatcattctcatcattctagagaattcgaacggcacttatcatggctgccactgagggacttccgggtcatttcactcctttaggaaggttcctaagctaaatggactgtTCGACTTCAGCCTTAGTGTTGTGATACTGACAGCATggccctaaccgacaggagaagcgaaaatgctgccccacaatgccttgcagccgcagcatttgccgtcactcaacagtcggccgttcacggaaacaaccgattatgacggagaaataatatcatgaaagttacggtgcttattaagcattttaaaacataggtggtaagttgccaaagtgctttgttttgaacgttcatcagtattataatcaaaaagagaaatatgaacgttagttttcactgaaattatcaaataaagtcaacatttcagtctttactgagctgtgtggggtttgttcaacttttaaaagatgtttgaatggtgatatacacagtgatagatgttaaggaccactaatgtttataataaatacatctgtattgattttaagatctttagttcatacaatcatacgtattgggataatttgtattaatgtggaccggagggagagggtgacgagcataagtttcactttccttttttatttcaattccaactttggtcatgaagaatctgtttctctgttgtccacgttcataaagcaaagcagcagcatcagagcacggtgcagagtctctagatgagttcacagcagtccctcgttcttattaaacatccatgttgtagtccgctgtatagaaaactgtggtttccatagtttccccacagcagcagacgcacacaatgacgtccgctggcgcatcataaacacgtcggatagtgaaagtgcattcggattctctaaagtaccgcagtctcttctcctaagaccttttgaattctcctatccactatcccttaaccccgtgacgtttcactcagaggtcaaggaatagacgatagggttagaacttaggagctgatttttaaactatccgactgcagcccatgTGTTTGTCAGCCTGGAGCATCCTCTAAGTGTGAGAGGGCAGAAATGTCTCGGTAGAAACAGTCTTAGAGCGCCCTCTGTTGGACTTAATGTGTGTTGCAGGTTAAGTAAGGCACTATACAATTATATACAGAGTATATAAAGGGGTCTTCTTCCAATCATCCCCTCTCATTGAATATAAATAAATCATGCAAAAATGATTTACTCCCACACCATGTGATTTGAAATGTAGTGATTTATTCCATGCTAAAGCTTGATCAATATAAACCCCCAGAAAAGAACAGTAATAAATACAGCATATCATGATAGAGAAAATAATTTGCacttattaaaaaataaaagacctCAAGTAATAACAGAGATATGacatttctcaaagtgtggagTGATTCAGAACAGACTCGTATCGGATCGGAGAGCATCGGTGCAGATAGCGGTGAGCCCCCAGGGGGGAACAGATTGGATACATTCATCGTATTAGTCAGTTATTTATGCGCAGAATCTGAAAAAGGTTTCAGCACGGAAAACAGATGTTTGGGAGCGTCATCATGCAACCCCTGGACAGCAGATACCCTTTCACTATGACAGTTGGAATTAGAGTAGAAGGATTGATTGCTTATCTAAAAACTGACACGGTAAATTTTAATATTGTGATTCTTTCCAGTGTTTAGTAATCTCTAGCTAGGCCCAATAAGGTACAAAGTGAGACTCAGTCGAACATAACAGAGGCAATGAGACCTTTTACATTTCCGATAAATAAATAACTGCTGCATTTCTTCTGTCTTAAAGTTATTTGATATTTGATCCTGTCTCGGAAAAAGTGCTGAAAGCTCTAACGGACACACACATTCTGCAACGTCTCAACAACACGCTTTGGTTTTCAATTCATACACATCAGAACAGATGGATGccgtacaaaaaaaaaaatcatttagtaGTAAGCACATGAGATTTTAGAGCAGATGTTCTAATAGAAAACTCGGAAATATTCACACCAGCAGCTTTAAATGAATTAACCATCACCACGTTGACATTTAAAATAAGCTGGAACCAATCATGTGCATGTAGCTTTTAAATCTTGCCTTTGCACAAGTATAGCAGCGAGTTTGTCTCAAATGACTTACATTAAGACACAACAAATTGACATTAATGCTCGTCTGGTTATTATTATGTCTCCACTGCACCATCAACTAGCTTTATAACTCCTACTCAAATTGGTGTAAAGAGTGTAAACATAAGATTAGAAGACTTTTTGCTGCTCTGGATCTTAAAAGAAATAAAGAAGCCAACCCTGTGATGGTGttaggagggaggaagaggagcaaaAAGAGTGAGAAAGCAGAATACAGGAGAACGAGGCAGCTGTCCAGGCCCCGCAAGGCCTGTCATCCGTCTTCAAAGGAGCAGAGATAGGCCTGTCCTCCCCCGTCCCCCTGTGGATGATACCCGTCTGCTGAGCAACGATAGGGCGCAGCGACTAACACGCACCCACTGAGGGTGAAATTCAGCGGGCAGCATCTGGGTGTTTGTCTGCGTCCTGCTGTGTGCCTCGTCTctgggcgcacacacacacacacacacacacacacacacacacacacacacacacacacacacacacacacacacacacacacactctaaacTCATTAAAAAGGTCCAACCATGCAGAGGACAATTATCAGAATCACTCAGGTTGGAACCAGTTTCCAAAATCGAGACAAACAAAACTTCAACGGAAAGTTAATAGATGAAGATGTTTTGAAAGTGAAGTACCTTGAATTAGTCGTGATAAATAGCCAAAGTCCTGATTCGAGACCTGTGTGTTTGCCTAGTGCACTCATAATTAGATTCCTCGTATCTCAATATATATTTTCTAGATCCCTTATAAAGGGCCTACCTTAACACTCCAAACACAAAAGACCAAAATGTCCGCTCAGGTAGGGGAACAGAACTTGAAAAAGCTCCAAGGGTTTCACGTATAATGTAGCAACCCTTACATCTTAGTACAATGCAAGATAGACATTGTATTATAATATAATTAGCAAGTTTGATACATTTTACATTCCCATCCTTTTCAGTGTCAACCCTTTTCCGAGGCCTGGTCACGGCAGAAGGAAGCACAGCAAAGTACGTTTTCATTATTGGTAACTTTTGTTTGTGTAAAAGGTCACGGAGCCCATAGCGGTGTCTTCAAATGACTTGTTTAGCTAATCAACCATCTGAAACACAAATGCAGTCAATTAACCACCATTGAGAAACGAGAATAAAAGGACATTTGGCAAGGGGTTATTATTTGCCATTTTGTTCTTTTCATCAAAACAGTAAATAATCAATACATGTCAAAACTCTGGGAGTGATTATTCACAGATAGCTAACCCAGCTTATTTCCACTTGCTCTGTGCCTTGTTCCCAAGATCTGAAATAGTTTAATCCATAAAGGATTCCAATAAAGGGGGAAAACAAGCTCGCTAACTTTCAAGAGACGTGTTTGCACCAACTGTCAATAATCCCCGTTTTAAACTTATTATCAAGTCCAACTTCGGCACTGATTCCATTGGAGTTATTGATGTTTGCCACCGTGGTGCGTTGTAGCTGCTGTCGTGACCGGGCCTTCAGGAGGAGAAAAGGTTGATTAACATTCCGACCATGACTCATCAAAATAAGATGTACGTTTCTCTTTGCAAAACCGCACGAACGCAGCTCTTTGGTACATTCCACTACCCAATGAAATGTAAGGGGCATTGAAACGTAGATTAAGACCTTAAATGAACCATATACATACAAACATGACTGAATACCTGAGAAAGATACATTTTGAAATGAAAAAGATGGTGGCTTGGGGGTGGAAAAACAAGTGGGCTAAAATGTAGTCGACAGAGAAAAGAGACTCTCCTcacaacattacattcagtcaCATCAGCCGCACCTTGGTTTCCAGCCATTGCTGAtctaaagggggggggggggagaaacgCAGCAATCAAGGAGCTCTTCTCTCCATCTTAAGAAGTAATATGTGAAAACCCTtaggcgcgcacacacacacacacacacactttttgttTTGAGTTCCACTGGACTAAAGCCGGCCCTTGTCTTTGTAGCACCAGCTGATGAGTCTCGTTAAGGCCAGCTCGTTAGGAGAGGGCCGTCTCCGTGGCAACAGCTTGGTGACATCATGTCTGTTGTGACGTCAGTAATAGGacatttgtttttggtttaaaGAGTCAGCAGCAAGGCGTTGTTGAGGAGTGTGTTCAGTTCCATGCCTGATTTGTATTCCTCTCACCCTTTGACGTCATTTTCAGGCCGTGTTTGTTCGCTAAACACATTCCCACACGTCGAAACATGTCAGTAAAACTTGTCATCGATGCGGAAGTGCGGCCTGGTGACATCATCGGGGTTGAGAAAGACCGATATGGATTTCCCAGGGTTCTCGGTGACCAGCTGCTGCAGTCGCTGCGCCAGCTTGTCCTCCGACGGGGAGATGATGCCGTTGGCCGGGTTGTGCCCGGGGGACCCGTGGCCGTTGGTGCTAGCTGTTAGCTCCTTCTTCAGCTGCCCCGCCTGCTGGGCCTGATGCAGGGCCGCCCGCAGGTGCTCACTGGGATCCGATCTCAGGTGGGCGAGCTTCCTGGCGACGAGCAGCGCCTGGCTGTCTGTGAGGTGCTCCAGCATGTTGCACTGGGGCAGGAAGTAGTTTGGGCAGTTTTTACCCAGGATGCAATGAGCGAGGTCATCAAGGAGACCTAGGATGAGGCGGCCGGCGGTGTCGGGGTCAGAGCACGACAGGTAGGAGGCAGGAAGTCGGTCGCAGGCCCAGAAGAGGAGGGTACGCAGATGATAGAGGCTGAGGCCACGGCGAGGTCGGGAGAGGATACGGGACAACACAGCCTTCGCTGCTTGGAAAGCCTGGGCCATGGGGTACGGGATGCACTTCTTCAACTGAACCTGGAAATAAGAGAAATAGAGGACCAATCAATAAAGACATATGTAGACAAGACATGTGAACAGTTTGCTAATCTGACTCCAAAAAGGTGTAACAAGCTCCCAATTTCTATCAGGACAACAGAAAGTCTACACATCTTCCACAAAGACGGAAAACTCTTTAGTTTCGTCTGCACCTTGcatataaaatgtaataaaacgtTCACATTTCTGTATGTAGTACATCAAAAAATGGCTTTCTTTGATCATATGGGCATATCTTTGCCCAAGAACTTGAAATGTAACACAAAGGCAAAGAAAGAAGACCAGATGGAAGCATATAGATGATTTAAACCTGATGCATTGTGGTTAAACCTGACACCACATTAACAGACCGCTCACCTCGCTGCGGGAGAATGCCAGCCTCCACTCCCTGTCGGGCCGGCCACCCAGCGGGGAGCAGCAGGGAAGCAGATAGAAGCCCGATATGGCTTCCTCCTCTGTGATTTTACCATCCCAGAAGTGGTTGGCCGTCAGCCAACCTTGAGCCACGGCAGGCCAGCCCCGGAACGACACCACAGGCAGGAGGTCGTACAGCACCCGGCTCGATCCCGCCTGCAggcagggagggaggggggacataactttaacaagaaaaCTCCGCGGCACCTTAAAgatctcctatcatgctatttgtatgcatatattatgggtctcagatatataaaaaccaTGTCTATCatgtaggggtgttgaaaataatcgtttctacgatgcattgcgatgcggacgtggacgattcggtgtcgatgcagtgacggaagataatcgattatagcgtagtaacgttgcttcctgattttccggccgcagctttactataacgtttttttttctgtcactttaatatcaaaccggtcggtgacgcagagatcagggaacagacgtgacagcggcacagcaacaccgaacacggagcagtctgctttatccaccaacacaagaacaccagtccagaaccaacagcagaaggacccgctccgaatcactccgtgtcgctgcggctcagagacacagacagggatttatgtttttcaaaaataatcgcgttacaatcatgtcaggtttttggtggatttaattaagtcttggattgcaaagtatgaatgtcctctagcaattttcagacgatatatacgtgtgtaaagtttgtgaaggcaggaggaaaaaagcttccgcgatcaccgtctcctctccgttcctccaagccccgccccctccctgaaaataatgagtgacaggctgatagtgacccgatagaaactttattattcacttaatcactgagatataatgaagctaacttaatctcatacatgcatgggatttatgtaacagtaagacagagaatgtaagtgtgcacccacatgcactattttagttgttatgctgttgtaaatactcctgttgtctgctgtgttcagactcaagtcctgtgtgtgatgcctcattcaggacattcagtgtcctttcttaacagaaggccgtAGCTTGAAGCTGAAGAAGatgctagactgcagaagcattatttttatttttttgaggatggaacaacttcactagagactagacctatacaattcatttattttggtttataaattgtcaagacatttatgttattatttctgaagcactttctaaataataaaaagagagttcatatgtatttactgcatgtatgcattgatgaaaaataagcaatgtgcagtaatatagaaatttgaggatgcaacgctttggtatgaatcgtgacgcatcgggatatcgaattgaatcgaatcgttgacaggataatcgtaatcgaatcgtgagaccagtgaagatgcacagccctactatCATGTGttatgctcaaaataccaagcaGATCATatattttagacatccctcatatccctctatttcagccctgttagagaactactgattctgggtccttagctttaaaaaagaaaaagaaaagaggagctggtgcctgctcagaattctaccgagatacagctaaatgctgccgtgattaaacgccatatcatgttccaaaccacatcaaggattatttctgaagcagTTGGGAGCTCATGCTTTTTCTCTtacgggtttaccacaaggtgaattcctttttttatttcctgcttttttacacatactctctccagtacaggttagctctgagtgttagcgatgcttgctaatgtaaatgtattatcttttcaatttacacacagcatctattgcaccTCTGTCCGTCTGGGAGACGGacagaggtttctcccattatttccccttaaactgggttttctccggaagtgtttccttgtacgatgtgagggtctaaggacagagggtgtcgtattgtcatactgatattctgtacacactgtgaagtccactgagacaaatgtaacatttgtgatattgggctatataaataaacattgattgattgatagggccgtgggtgtaaaggcagcccacatttccgatattacgttatatcggacgcaaatctggatcagttccgttgtacccccgtttttagagatttgggtacggaggaaaagagagggttttgtgccctgacacaccggggacacatatttatgtataaaggaCCTTTAAAGCATTCCATATCGATAACAAGTTTTTTCAGCATTTCTTCAATCTGTACCTGGAGGATGATAGTGGTGAGGGGGCCATTCCTCTCCAGTCGGTCCGGGGTGGGAATGCCTCTCTGGGGGCTGCGCCTCAGCTGGTCCACAGCCTCGCTCACCACCCCCCAGAACCAGTCTGTCACCAGGGAGGGGGAGAAGTAGCACCCGTCCAGAGACTGAGAGGAGTCTAGAGAGGGGATGGAACCTTTACCTGAGCAAGGGAGAGAGGGAAGGGTCTAAATGCTGGGGCCCTCCATACGGACACAACAGTTTCTGGTTCTCGCTCATCAAACAAAACATGCAAACGGAATCTAGTTTAAATATTTTGGTACCTGTTAGATGCAGTATACAGTCAAAAGCAAACAATATGCCAGTGCTTTGCTGCAAATAACATAAATCAAATTTAAATTCTTGCCCTTTTTGTAACCTTTCAGTAGCATTTTGCCGGGATGCATGTCCATGCTGTTAACTTATCACGCTAATCCCCCCCTGCCACCTGAAGTACCGTTACATAATACCCCGTGGGAAATGTTATGATACGACCAAGAAATATTGCAAATGTGTTTTCCAAACGGCTGCGAATTAAAGCGATCCATTTCAATAACGTCATTACTTTTTCCCATCTTGGAAGTCTCCCACTGGCGAGCGGTGTGGCAGATTGATGTCGAGGCGTAATAAGGTAGCTTGAACTTTCGATTGTGCGGCTATACTCATAAATGTTGCAGCGTGGGGAGGCGTTTCTCGTCTAACATATCTGAGGAGTTTTATAAGAACGGGCAAAAGTGCATCATGCATCATATTACCCTGGGggaaacacgggagaaatgaaaTTGGCTCCTTTTCCTTTAaggtgctactttgtacttctactccactacaattcagaggtaaatactGTACTTTCactccattacatttatttaatacctttacttACTTTGcacatttggattaatgatgtgaaatataatcaagtgttaaatcagactttagttacatctGGTCACacgctaccctgcagtatgcaaagtcattaaaactagcttcaccttcaccagctttgagaacactttaatgatcaataattataaaacatataatatatattattctgaaatggaccaatctgcacaatgactacttttggtactttaagtatattatgATGCTTAtatttttgtacttttacttgagtaacattttgattgcaagacttttacttgtaacagagtatttcctACACTggcacttcttccacctctgcttaTATCTTTCTACCCATCCTCCCTTCACTCCCATCCTACTTACACatatcctcttcctcctcctcctcgtcctcctcagcGGGGAGTCCATTCTCCTCCTGGCAGCAGATGCTCCAGCGGGACATGACGTTGGAGTCGCAGAGGCGGAGGCTGAGCCAGGAGTGGCAGGGGGGGGAGTGCCTCATGTCCAGCGTGACGGGCTGGTTGCGGTCGTGGAGCTTGAGGGCGGGCACCAGCAGGGTGAAGTCCAGGTCAAAGTCGGCCCCTTTGGCGTAGTCCCCAAGATCCTCTGGGTTGAGGTCCAAGACTCCCTCTCGGGCCCCACCTGACAGCAGCAGGTACTCGTTGGCCACCGGGAGGCGCTGGTCCACTTTTTGGACTAATCCTAAAGGGTTGCAGgtgaagaaaaaaattaaatcaCACTCAGCACAATTAATATTCAGTCGTCGGTATGTTTCGAGATGCGTTTCCGCtagggatgttaagattcaccgatcggtgcaccggcataaacgttcaccGGTTGAAAGaatgcacatcggctacagtttgggtggAACtggcgatgcatcgattgtagcgtctttgcatcggtaaaaaaacgattcattcatatCAAATCTTCTCATCCTGTCAgcactcagcagagacgatctttgctctttgcttcgccactacagcggccgagagtctcagttatcaacaaacatggaagtcgaggagaaagagaaacacagcgcaccgaaaaatacctacaaatcaaacgtttggcaacacttcggatttttcaagaaagacggacaacttgaaaaatcgttcgcaaattgtaaacgatgccgtgccgctttaaagtacacaagtagtacgaggaacttaacataaagaggcgacatggggtctgcggctgaaaagaaaaacctgaaagttagacatgagttaaatcactcagtgaggcgttctgtcagagagagtggtgtttagtttacagcagcctgtgacggccaataatagtt
This genomic stretch from Pseudochaenichthys georgianus chromosome 18, fPseGeo1.2, whole genome shotgun sequence harbors:
- the tmem102 gene encoding transmembrane protein 102; protein product: MESLMSAVAPRSPAPAKKLSEVDFRSGATLEQLSAQVSELVVLEQGEFGDQTALEVHTAKDFIFNMLGLVQKVDQRLPVANEYLLLSGGAREGVLDLNPEDLGDYAKGADFDLDFTLLVPALKLHDRNQPVTLDMRHSPPCHSWLSLRLCDSNVMSRWSICCQEENGLPAEEDEEEEEEDMCKGSIPSLDSSQSLDGCYFSPSLVTDWFWGVVSEAVDQLRRSPQRGIPTPDRLERNGPLTTIILQAGSSRVLYDLLPVVSFRGWPAVAQGWLTANHFWDGKITEEEAISGFYLLPCCSPLGGRPDREWRLAFSRSEVQLKKCIPYPMAQAFQAAKAVLSRILSRPRRGLSLYHLRTLLFWACDRLPASYLSCSDPDTAGRLILGLLDDLAHCILGKNCPNYFLPQCNMLEHLTDSQALLVARKLAHLRSDPSEHLRAALHQAQQAGQLKKELTASTNGHGSPGHNPANGIISPSEDKLAQRLQQLVTENPGKSISVFLNPDDVTRPHFRIDDKFY